In Salvelinus sp. IW2-2015 linkage group LG8, ASM291031v2, whole genome shotgun sequence, the sequence cctcacctcctccctgtaggccgtcttgtcgttgttggtaatcaagcccactactgttgtgtcatctgcaaacttgatgattgagttggaggcgtgcgtggccaagtagtcatgagtgaactgggagtacaagagggggctgagcatgcacccttgtgggggcccagtgttgagggtcagcgaagtggagatgttgtttcctaccttcaccacctgggggcggcccgtcagaaagtccaggacccaattgcacagggtggggttgagacccagggcctccagcttgatgataagcttggagggtactatggtgttgaatgctgagctgtatgaacagcattcttacataggtattcctcatccagatgggatagggcagtgtgcagtgtgatggcgattgcattgtctgtggacctgttggggcggtatgcaaactgaagtgggtctagggtggccggtaaggtggaggtgatatgatccttgactagtctcaaagcacttcatgatgacagaagtgagtgctacagggcggtagtcatttagttcagttatctttgccttcttggKtacaggaacaatggtggacatcttgaagcatgtgaggacagcagactgggatagggagcgattgaatatgtccgtatacacaccagccatctggtctgcgcatgctctgaggacgtggctagggatgccacctgggccagcagccttgcgagggttaacacgtttaaaggttttactcacgtcggccacggagaaggagcgCAGTCCTTATTAGCGGGCCGCgacagtggcactgtgttatcatcaaagcgggcaaagaaggtgttaagtttgtctggaagcgtgacgtcggtgtccatgacgtggctggttttctttttgtagtctgtgatttcctgtagaccctgccacatacgtctcgtgtctgagccgttgaaatgcgactccactttgtccctgtaccggcatttagcttgtttgattgccttgtggagggaataactacactgtttatattcagccatattcccagtcctctttccatggttaaatgcgatggttcgcactttcagttttgtgcgaatgctgccatccatccacggtttctggttagggtaggttttaatagtcacaatctccaatgcacttctttataaactcactcaccgagtctgCGAAtagatcgatgttgttctctgaggctgaccggaacatatcccagcccgcgtgatcaaaacaacatgagctctcatgaagtgtttgattaatcactctgacatcaatgcaaatgtagtcAAAAAtctagagggacaatagagtgctgaataccaggcagttagcaagtttggtaggctaccaatgaccatcagcagcatcagagcttggagaagtctaattaccgtgactaaacggtcacgtggaatttgactgccttttGACTGCCTTCATAACAAAGAAATTATTCCTTGACACAAAaatcagagcaaactagaatgctatttggccctaaacagatagtacacagtggcagaatacctgaccactgtgactgaccggAACTTAATGAAGGAcaactttgactatgtacagactagattccgtgagcatagccttgtaggcagacctggctctcaagagaagacaggctatgtggaaactgagctgcacttcctaacctcttgccaaatgtatgaccatattagatacatatttccctcagattacacagacccacacattttaaaacaaatcaaatttcaataaatcatatctattgggtgaaataccatagtgtgccatcacagcagcaagatttgttgccacaagaaaaggacaaccagtgaagaacaaacaccattgtaaatacaacccattctATCTATAGatctatggagagagagagagagagagagagagaaagcaggtgaGTTACCCCAGCGTTGAGGTAGGGGGCGATCTTTCCCAGGCACACGGTGGTGTTGCAGCGGATTGGTCCCTGCTCATCTCTCGCCTGCAGCCGTGCAAAGTGCCTCATTAGCTCCTGATTCAGATTACTCTCATTCAGCTTGGGGGCCAGCagcagcatggactgggagaaggagagaaaagaaagaggcaTCAAAACCATTTAACAACAAGAACAGACCTTTGAGAACACCATTATCCACAGGGAAGGTACACTTTCAGTTACACTTGAATAAAGAAGTGAAGCCACCTGGTCTTGTGAGGATAAGTCTGACAGAGTTGGTGAGCCAGTTATACCTTGACAGTTTGTTCTCTGATGGCTGGGTTTGTGTCTGTGAAACCGTGAACGACATGAGGGAAGATCTGTGAGTTCACCGCTGCATCGTTTAGATACTGAACAAACTGCTCCATctgaaggaaagagagatgaggaCGGGGTTGGAAAGAGGAATAAAACAAGGGTTCTGCAGCAAACACTCATTCTGGTGTAATGGCTGCCTCTGTACTCTGATGTGTGGTACACTGTACCTGCTGAAGCAGTCGTATCCTCATGGCCCGGTCTGTAGAAGAGAACATCTTCACAATGACAGGAATGATCTTCTGCTGGTACTCCTCTGCAGACAGGAACTTCCCCAcctgacagagacagaaagaaagagacatgGAAAAAGGAATGATTTTCTGCCCTCTCGGGATCCTGAAGTGGgttagtggtctgttgatatcccctTGGTGGTGTGGGGGGCTGCGCTTTGGataagtgggtggggttatattctgccTGGTTGGATGGGTATCTGTTGTGTCAACTACTGATGTAAAAAAAGGCTTTACAAAATAMATTTGATTGATTTGAGGGTGGGAGATGATTAGTTGCCAAAAGCATGTTTCCTCATGAAGAAATGCCTTTAAAAGCCGTTTAATGATTATGCTTTATATAGATATGACATAGTTTTCCCACTTCTGCATAAAAGAGAGGGGCAATTAAATGCCAGGCCGGTGATCTATTCTCCTATCTGaatccctcctctctgcctccacaGCACACATACCTTAAACAGAGGTGTGAGGACGACAGCACCGGCATTGCCAAACTCAAAGGCAGTGAGTAGCTGTGGCAGCACTTTGTGCTTACAGAAGTCCTCTGGGAATGAGTCCAGGTTCTCACTCAGGTCCTGAAAGAACTGCTGCTTCTCTGCTGGGTCTTTGATCTGGATCAGATTGAatagataaaacattttattcagTGAAATCTATCTTATCGGTAAGTCAACACATTTCAATGAGAGCTGTGTCATCTTTAATGTGTAAAGCTTTTTCTATATTGGActagttggactagtaaccgaaaggttgcaagttcaaatccctgtactgacaaggtacaaatctgtcattctgcccctgaacaggcagttaRcccactgttcctaggccgtcattgaaaataagaatttgttaattaactgacttgcttagttaaataaaaggtaaaataaaaaataWAATAAATAAAGAATATTGGGATGGGGGTCAGGAATCACACCTGGATCTCCTCTAGGAAAAGGTTGCTCTCAACGAAGCTGTTGCTAAGGAATCCTCCAGGAGCTCTGCAGTTTTGCAGGAAGCGGGCTGGGTTAGGCCGGGCCCTGGCATTGGCCCCCACCAGCTCACAGTAGTGTGGCACCAATGCTTTAGGGATCTGAGGGACAACATTTCACATCACTTCCAATTAATTCATGACCTTTGATTTTTTTTGACAGGAGGACATTAGAATCACTAGGATTTTCTTAAAATGTGTGATGCTCTGGTAAAATGTTAGAAGGTaaagggtgggggaggagggtaCCTTTCCGAGGGAGCGTAGGGAGGAGGCTCGGGGAAGTGGACCATTAAACACTTCCCAGATCAGACAGCCCAGCCGCCACACATCCCCAGCCCttgaggacagagagatggactCAGACAATACAAATATGAAGTATCTTCAGACTACATCAAGCATTGAACTAAAACCTTTGTATGTGAGATCCCAGGAAGACAATTTTTCATGAAATCAGTCTTTCATTCTTAACTTATTCTCTGTCCGCCTCACCATTTCTCTCCACTGTTTGGTGATTCAGGGGCGTCGTATTTGTCCATGTCAGGGTGAACAGCTTTGGCGGAGGGTAGTGATGTGGAGGCGTCCCCGTTCTCTGGGGTCATGTGGTCCAGACCGCCAAGCTTCCATTCTCCAGCTCGGTCCACAAACACAGCCCAGATACCCAGGTTGTTGTGGAGGAGGTGGCAGTCATTCACCAGGAAACTAAGGGCTTTCTACAGGGGGGAAATAGAGTGTGTGAGAGATAATCAAATAATTCCCCATAACAATGGACTAATTATTTGCCTGAATTTGATTTGGTATAGATTGATATGTAATAAACATGATTTTAAGTGTGGGAAGACTCAGACAGATACATTCGTTTGAGGAAAGTTAGTCTAGAATCATCTGTTGTAACTGAGTACTGATGCTCTACCTTTGACCTGTTTAACTGCCAGCATCAAATGTCTGACCGTGTTGTATGGTTAAAGTTAGACGCCATTCTGGTGTATCTGTGAACCTGTTTAACTCTGTAGCAGTTAATGTGACTTCCTACGAGCCTTTCGGGCTGGTGTTTAGAGAACATTCAGTACTGTGTGATTAATATACAAGTGCCTTCTTAGACAAGATGGAGTCATCTTTCCATTGAGTAAGAGATTgatagagaggaaggaaggaggataaTGGAGTAGAGGTGGAAGAGGATTGATAAAGGACAAGCAGCACTCAACATAAAGAAACACATCAGGAAATCAGAGCACTCATCTCCCCTCCAGTGTACTGACCACAGTCTGATGCAGGCCCCAGGACACCTCCAGCTCCCCAGAGCCCCCCCTCTCTGACTGGGCCTTCAGGTGGGCTGCCAGGGGGGTGACCTGCTCTGTGACCAGGTAcaggctcttctctgtctgcaaggCACCAGAAAGAGACAACATTAATGCATTCACAATGACATTGTTAAAATGTGCATTAGTCTTTTAAGTATGGTTCTATTATACAGTTAGTACACTAACGACTAGCACACTAGCTACTGTTTCTCTCtagaagagagacaggggaactAACTGATTCAGTCCTTGATACTCACCACACTCTGCATGAAAAACAATTACAAGAAAAACAAATACAGAAGACTGAGAAAATKGTGACAGAATGATTGTTGTACAATACTGTTGTTGGTCTTTTAAATATCAACTAAATTGTGATGTTATTTGCATTTGGtgtgaaacacacagacacacacctccaaTCCATCTACATAGGCCAGGATGTTGGGATGTCGGAGGGTCTTCATACGTTTGAACGCTGCCTTGGCTAGCTGGGTCTGTTCCTCTGTCCCTGTTGACACCTCGTACACAAACACCGATAGTGGTTCCCCACCCGTCTAAGGAGATGTCAAAATGTGACAATGTCATGATCCATCATTAGTATGAGAAGAGATGTTATCGAGGTTTAGCGGTGATGTTATTGTGATTTAAGGGAGATTAAGTTACAGTCTCCCTGGTGAGGCCAGACCTCAATCACAGGAGTGGTGTTGTTCGATCCTGAACCTTGCAATAAGGGTTGTTGTCATGTCACCATACAATTTGTCTCAGTCAACTAGCTACACAAGTACGTCAAAGGTTCCACCATTGCATCTGCATGGCATTGAACAATAAGTAAAAGGAAAAAACAATGCTAAGCGGAACCTTTGACAAATTAGCCGATAACGTtagtagttagctaactagctaagttaCCAGGCAGAACAAGAATGACAGTGTGCTAACGACATCATTATTTGTCATGACAGTTTGTCGAAATACATTTTGCATGAGcatgtaacgttaactagctcGTTATAGTTGACACCAGtggctagatagctaacgttagctagctaataactgTAGCAGAGATTGACGTGGCGATAATACGTGTCCCTGCATAAACAAAACATAGCTAACATTAACTATGCTAGCCTACAAGTAACGTTCGCTAACTGTGCTGTTTTAACTAGGCGATAAATATCCGGACAACACCATCTATATATTAGACATACATCGTGATAATCATGTATGGCAATTTAACATTCAATTTCATCCCATAAATAAGAATGGTGTCCTGCCTTGAACTCAgtcatagctagctagcgaggCCTTGCCTTGtatcagctagctagcaagctaacaagaCATCTGTCAAATATATGTCTGCCCCCACTATTGTATTTACCTTTCGCTTGCCTCGATGCAGTGTCCATATTCCGGACGTGTCTTGAGTGTCCGGTAAAATTTCATAATTAAAGTCTTTGACTGGATCCCGAGCGAAAAAGGACCACATCGCTCCTACATCAAGCAAACAACTACGTAGCTATGGCGAACCGCAGCCTGCTAGCAGGCTAGCTACTCCGGATAGATCAGATCCTTCCCTGTCGTTGATTCCaccacttgggggggggggggggcagagtgcCAGACTGGCGAGTGTAGGCAGTGGGTGATTCAAATGTTgacttcttcttctatggtattttGGCGATCACACAATTTAATGTGCCTCCCACCAAAAAATCGGTTAAAAATAAACAGATCTGATCCCTACAGTCTCAAGGGAAACCTGGGATGGCGTGTCTTCCGGCGTCAGTACCCCTTGGAAGTATTTCGATGTAAAATCCTTCAGTCCCAGAAACCTTTCAACTGCAGCCACAATAATGTCTAGTTTTTTCGACTTATTTGAGACTTGTGCTGTACAGTTTCTAACTGTGGAAATGAATTCAACAAAATCCACATTTTTAAAACACAGGGTATCTTTTGTTTGGCAGCTAACATTTACCACAGGCTGTGGTGTATCCACTACCATCTCTTCACTAAGATTACTTGTTTAACCAATTATTTTAATCGCCCCCGCATAGGGGATTCGATTGACCGCTCCAATTTGTGTCACTTCAATTTacccttacagggcactccaggaactcaGGATCATGATCCCCAATTGCGAAGCCGTCGTCCTTCTACACACCTGTCTCCAGTATACTCTGTTCATCTGCACACACAATTCTTACACTACAGTGGTTTGGGGACGAAAGCTCTTACGGCGTATGTTACATAAACAAGCTTCACAGGTATTTGCTCTTTATCATAAAACAACAGGACCGCCAGActttcttatttttctccattcacccagCGGGTCATACGCCAGTCACCAATCACACCAGGAATTCTCTTcaggtattcaacctgaacatcSGTCTTCACCCCTGAGATTATCCCTTTGAAGGTTGTTCTGCTCCGAAACTCAAAACACAACACTTCTGTTGTCCGGGTTCTTTTGAGGCCCACTGGGCGGTGAACAATGGTCCCAGCGTCattcggggtaggccgtcattctaaataagaatttgttcttaaaaacttcatcgggatagggggcggtgtttccactttgaacaaattgcgtgcccaaacgaaatttcctcctactctgccccagaaggtactacatgcatattattattactattgtatagaaaacactctgaagtttctaaaactgtttgaattatttctgtaagtataacagaactcatttggcagacaaaaacctgagaagaggtcaaaacaggaaatgagaactcgattttcaaaacagtgtcaaatgATACCCCTTCTAGATATGAATGaacaaacacttcctagggcttccactagatgtcaccgtctttagattttagttatatgattctactataaaggaggggctcatagtgAGCCCCTCCTATAAAGGAGGGGCGTCAGAATATTTCAGTCTCTTTTTGCGYgctcacgagagagagagtgctctcgttccaatgctctttcttcagacaatgaaattctccggttggatccttatWgatgattaatgtaaaacacatactaaatatggattgcaaacaTCATTTGACCTGYttctacgacctgtaacggaacgttttgagtttttgtctggagggattgctcatgcgtcatgaaaatggattcctgggctgaacatgctaacaacaagtggctaaatgatgggctttatggaacttttcagtcatttattgtcgatctgggaatcctgggagtgccttttgatgaagttattcgaaggtaagtgcatatttatagtgtttttgtagcttttgttgacgccaaaatggcgactatttctttggctggattgtgctctgagcgccgttctcagattaatctttttcagtaaagtttattttgaaatctgacacagcggttgcatagaggataagtttatctttaattatgtgaataacacttgcatcttttatcaatgtttattatgagtatttctgcaaaatcaccagatgttttggaatcaaaacattactgcaYgtaacgcgccaatgtaaactgagattttttttatatatatatatatgcacattatcgaacaaaacataaatgtattgtgtaacatgatgttatatgactcatctgatgaagatgttcaaaggttagtgattaattttatctatatttgtgggttttgtgaaagctacctgtgctgtgaaagaaatgtctgtgcttttttggatttggtggtgagctaacataaatatacgtggtgttttcgctgtaaaacatttWaaaaaatcggacatgttggctggattcacaagatgtttatctttcaattgctgtattggacttgttaatgtgtgaaagttaaatatttcccaaaaatatttttgaatttcccgcgctgccttttcagtggaatgtgggggggagttccgctagcggaaccccagtcctagacaggtttttaactgacttgcctagttacaaaaaaaattaaaaatgtggcaaacccaTTTGAGGTGTCGAAAATGGTTAGGTATGCGCTTGGAAGCACAGTAGTAATGATAAAATAATAATGTACCGACACTGGGTTTATAAGCGctgatatcgactctgccgctcaaGCACGAttttggggcacagtcgatagcgcgctggacttcgggctagaaggtcgagggttcgaggcctgctccctgtctgtttcattacaataataaggataataaataaaaaatgtgtactCTATGTGAAAAAAGAAAGTTCAAATATATAAGTCAACATGAGTGCATATCCATAATCACAGTGAACTGTTATAATAATAGGGGgggaaaatgtataataatatgaCTGAATGTGCctctgtaaccgatgtgaaatggctagctagttagcggtggtgcgcgctaatagcgtttcaatcggtgacgtcactcgctctgagacctgaagtagttgttccccttgctctgcaagaacCGGAGGCTTTTGTGGCggatgggtgactgttgttgatgtgtgcagagggtccctggttcaagcccaggtaggggtgaggagagggacggaatactatactatactgttacACCTCCATGAAGAATCCCCTCCCCAATAGGTCCCTTCGCCCTCAATGGGACACCTCCACCATCAGCCTCCCCCATCCCTTGAccacaataatgataataataatataaatgtaaataaaaaaaWATATAtacgtacagtacataaacatatTCACAGGACACTCAACTTATCTCTTTTCCTACATCAGATACACAGGTGACATTTCCATCTGGATGACAGCACATAAACGGAGATGCTCTTCATCCCGAGGGAAGGTCTGCCTTTTCGCAGATAATAGATAATCCGAGATGATCGTCATTTACATTCCAGCCCTTGGCAGCTCCAGATTTGACTACTTCAACTCACACCCTGCTGGAATCCCTGCATTCTCAGAATCCCCTCTGTTATTAATCTCTATATTGTAATCAATAAAGTGTTTCAAAATGCTGTACTTTTATTAACATATATGTTCATTCCTGAGAAAGAAGAGGTGTAATATCTCCAGATGGgcgtgtggtacccttcctcaccCATGCCAACAAGATGTTACTTCTTGTGGGWTGTTTGCCTTGAAAGTAAGTATGAGAGCACAAGTAATGTACAATTAACCTACTGAAAGAACACATACTAAAAGGCAAAACAGAACTGTCAAATTATATTATAGCTGTGTCGTTGTATACTTGCGAATTAGAATCTTAAGTGTAACACAATTTTGTTGGGGGAAACTGAAATGCCCATCAAATTTTTCCCCCAGTTTGCTGAATGTGTCCTGAAGGAGTCGATTGTCTTTTCAAATACGGACAAAGATGTTAACATCGTGAGAGAAGAAATAGCAGTCACGCTCCTCCAAAACACTGGTATGTTCAATTTCTAATTGAATATAATTGTAGATAAAAMAWWWTTTTATGGATCTTTCAAAGTTATCTCTTATCCAACTTCTGACTAGATGGCTGCTTAACACAGGtatttaaataattatgttaCAAGAAACGTATACTATTCCTTTGTTCCCTGTTTGTtcagaaaaatacatgtaaagatGTATAGACTACTTGACATTATGTTTTGCTAGATGACCTGAGCCAACTGTGCCACTTCTGTGGGGAGGTGGCCAACAAAGAGGAAGACACTAACTGGGTAATTGCCTGTTCACTTCTAAAGGCACATTTTTAGGAGTACGAATTGGTATAAGCAGTAATATTTGAGGTAGTATCATCTGTTGTCTGATAATTAAATAATTGtaattcaaaaaaatgtatttgttttaaatatattaacCTTTTTCATCATAAATTTCAGATTGGTTGTGACCGCTGCCCACAATGGTTCCACCTGTATGAAACCATCCCACCATTGGAGGATTATGTCTGCGCTGCCTGTCAGGACTAGGTTAGGCTTGAGTTCCAGGCAACAGTATCACctggaaaactttccataaaaagtgGACTAAATGTTCAGTGGAGCTGTtgcagctttccaatatttgtTTGTTATTTGTCTTTTTATATTTGATTTGTCATTTTATATCTTATTATGCAAAGATCAAAATGTGTATTTCTTATTTAATGTTTGTTAACAAACTTAACTTTCTGTGATGTTTTTTGTTATTGTGTGATAATATTTATGTATTATCATTCTTTTcttaaacattacaaaatgtttctaaaataaattatgtttCTTAATACTCTAATTttgctttctgtggcacacactactggtcaacatgagctgccaaaatgattctgaagtgtgccaggccttgcagtcccaAGATAGAAGGGGGGAGGTGGGCGGGGGGTTTCGGCAGGCCTtcattttgtggctagagtcaaatactttctatagaacaaacttcatgtcaggataggcaaccgaaatgaataattaatgtatgtgttttatattaaacatagagggagtAAAATGCTGGTAAATAAATCCTCTGCCTCCTCTACATGGTCATGGAACCTATTGCCCTGTCGGTTTACATTTGGCATT encodes:
- the LOC111967268 gene encoding N-terminal kinase-like protein isoform X7, producing MWSFFARDPVKDFNYEILPDTQDTSGIWTLHRGKRKTGGEPLSVFVYEVSTGTEEQTQLAKAAFKRMKTLRHPNILAYVDGLETEKSLYLVTEQVTPLAAHLKAQSERGGSGELEVSWGLHQTVKALSFLVNDCHLLHNNLGIWAVFVDRAGEWKLGGLDHMTPENGDASTSLPSAKAVHPDMDKYDAPESPNSGEKWAGDVWRLGCLIWEVFNGPLPRASSLRSLGKIPKALVPHYCELVGANARARPNPARFLQNCRAPGGFLSNSFVESNLFLEEIQIKDPAEKQQFFQDLSENLDSFPEDFCKHKVLPQLLTAFEFGNAGAVVLTPLFKVGKFLSAEEYQQKIIPVIVKMFSSTDRAMRIRLLQQMEQFVQYLNDAAVNSQIFPHVVHGFTDTNPAIREQTVKSMLLLAPKLNESNLNQELMRHFARLQARDEQGPIRCNTTVCLGKIAPYLNAGTRQRVLISAFSRATKDPFPASRAAGVLGFAATHNYYSVTESAARVLPTLCTLTVDPDKNVRDQAFKAIKSFLTKLETVSEDPTKLAEIEKDVMSSAQPAGAAASWAGWAVTGVSSLTSKLIRTGPGAEGGSPAENTPVGGGTASPCAGSPVIDEVPGGSEVKPPPASMTLPIASGLATQSDSPKVTEKNEEPIGDRWDDEDWGSLEDPEKVQAADPDDWNSSDWSGMSSVKKKASVGLATSDAVKKQSSDWSSSGWDADDSWSNEKEADGQGQSSPGEEAWGNDWEEEGTTAPATKSAALPEGVRLASEYDWDSKGXTQTDFLANVSQRAMPTPIATAVDGWNAEPAGDWGAEESWESVDGSQGLSKAELAKKKREERRKELEAKRAERKAAKGPLKLGARKLD
- the LOC111967268 gene encoding N-terminal kinase-like protein isoform X3 encodes the protein MWSFFARDPVKDFNYEILPDTQDTSGIWTLHRGKRKTGGEPLSVFVYEVSTGTEEQTQLAKAAFKRMKTLRHPNILAYVDGLETEKSLYLVTEQVTPLAAHLKAQSERGGSGELEVSWGLHQTVKALSFLVNDCHLLHNNLGIWAVFVDRAGEWKLGGLDHMTPENGDASTSLPSAKAVHPDMDKYDAPESPNSGEKWAGDVWRLGCLIWEVFNGPLPRASSLRSLGKIPKALVPHYCELVGANARARPNPARFLQNCRAPGGFLSNSFVESNLFLEEIQIKDPAEKQQFFQDLSENLDSFPEDFCKHKVLPQLLTAFEFGNAGAVVLTPLFKVGKFLSAEEYQQKIIPVIVKMFSSTDRAMRIRLLQQMEQFVQYLNDAAVNSQIFPHVVHGFTDTNPAIREQTVKSMLLLAPKLNESNLNQELMRHFARLQARDEQGPIRCNTTVCLGKIAPYLNAGTRQRVLISAFSRATKDPFPASRAAGVLGFAATHNYYSVTESAARVLPTLCTLTVDPDKNVRDQAFKAIKSFLTKLETVSEDPTKLAEIEKDVMSSAQPAGAAASWAGWAVTGVSSLTSKLIRTGPGAEGGSPAENTPVGGGTASPCAGSPVIDEVPGGSEVKPPPASMTLPIASGLATQSDSPKVTEKNEEPIGDRWDDEDWGSLEDPEKVQAADPDDWNSSDWSGMSSVKKKASVRGVGLATSDAVKKQSSDWSSSGWDADDSWSNEKEADGQGQSSPGEEAWGNDWEEEGTTAPATKSAALPEGVRLASEYDWDSKGXTQTDFLANVSQRAMPTPIATAVDGWNAEPAGDWGAEESWESVDGSQAGLSKAELAKKKREERRKELEAKRAERKAAKGPLKLGARKLD
- the LOC111967268 gene encoding N-terminal kinase-like protein isoform X2, with the translated sequence MWSFFARDPVKDFNYEILPDTQDTSGIWTLHRGKRKTGGEPLSVFVYEVSTGTEEQTQLAKAAFKRMKTLRHPNILAYVDGLEVCTEKSLYLVTEQVTPLAAHLKAQSERGGSGELEVSWGLHQTVKALSFLVNDCHLLHNNLGIWAVFVDRAGEWKLGGLDHMTPENGDASTSLPSAKAVHPDMDKYDAPESPNSGEKWAGDVWRLGCLIWEVFNGPLPRASSLRSLGKIPKALVPHYCELVGANARARPNPARFLQNCRAPGGFLSNSFVESNLFLEEIQIKDPAEKQQFFQDLSENLDSFPEDFCKHKVLPQLLTAFEFGNAGAVVLTPLFKVGKFLSAEEYQQKIIPVIVKMFSSTDRAMRIRLLQQMEQFVQYLNDAAVNSQIFPHVVHGFTDTNPAIREQTVKSMLLLAPKLNESNLNQELMRHFARLQARDEQGPIRCNTTVCLGKIAPYLNAGTRQRVLISAFSRATKDPFPASRAAGVLGFAATHNYYSVTESAARVLPTLCTLTVDPDKNVRDQAFKAIKSFLTKLETVSEDPTKLAEIEKDVMSSAQPAGAAASWAGWAVTGVSSLTSKLIRTGPGAEGGSPAENTPVGGGTASPCAGSPVIDEVPGGSEVKPPPASMTLPIASGLATQSDSPKVTEKNEEPIGDRWDDEDWGSLEDPEKVQAADPDDWNSSDWSGMSSVKKKASVRGVGLATSDAVKKQSSDWSSSGWDADDSWSNEKEADGQGQSSPGEEAWGNDWEEEGTTAPATKSAALPEGVRLASEYDWDSKGXTQTDFLANVSQRAMPTPIATAVDGWNAEPAGDWGAEESWESVDGSQGLSKAELAKKKREERRKELEAKRAERKAAKGPLKLGARKLD